From the genome of Winogradskyella forsetii, one region includes:
- a CDS encoding helix-turn-helix transcriptional regulator, with product MSINRIKVVLVENGIKNKWLAKELGKSESTISNWCTNESQPSLETLLEVANVLDVDIRELLIPTK from the coding sequence ATGAGTATAAATCGTATTAAAGTAGTTTTGGTAGAAAATGGAATAAAAAACAAGTGGCTTGCAAAAGAGCTTGGTAAAAGTGAGTCTACTATTTCTAATTGGTGTACTAATGAAAGTCAACCATCTCTTGAAACGTTATTAGAAGTAGCAAATGTGTTAGATGTTGATATTAGAGAATTATTAATACCTACTAAATAA